The following proteins are encoded in a genomic region of Brachypodium distachyon strain Bd21 chromosome 1, Brachypodium_distachyon_v3.0, whole genome shotgun sequence:
- the LOC100833551 gene encoding uncharacterized protein LOC100833551 isoform X1: MSAATAAAALRPTEPFPIPSGLSLAPRLKLLLSFFRADLSVSPVDEWQLKSALLAFLRNPPLSLSLLQDSDLSVSRLPDLQKRRREDPVASGVLHVRDLSSLRPSNRKGGDHAEEMTREQEEEKYSQWRSSLAEQLSDIELNLKGVMYRMTVETPLSDDFRAVKKSWEDFYASELFSSRNPVRKIAKRPDTIIVRGVPSRWFAETRISSKASMLVTHTIFSALGKIRTLNISDDDELGARKDDASKGLISGLNCKVWVQFESYDDFHNAMKALCGRSLEKEGSRLKVDYEVTWDSKGFFRNAQYEPAQSKLEERDASVHGRKKHHASRIESDHRKRFRD, translated from the exons AtgtccgccgccaccgccgccgcggcgcttCGGCCAACCGAGCCGTTCCCCATCCCGAGCGGCCTATCACTCGCGCCGCGCCTCAAGCtgctcctctccttcttccggGCCGACCTCTCCGTCAGCCCCGTCGACGAGTGGCAGCTCAAGTCGGCgctcctcgccttcctccgcaacccgccgctctccctctccctcctccaagACTCCGACCTATCCGTCAGCCGCCTTCCGGACCTCCAGAAGCGCCGTCGAGAGGACCCTGTTGCCTCTGGCGTCCTCCACGTCCGCGatctctcctccctccgcccCAGCAACCGCAAGGGAGGCGACCATGCCGAGGAGATGACCCGAgagcaggaggaagagaagtATTCGCAGTGGCGTAGCTCCCTGGCCGAGCAGCTCTCTGACATCGAGCTCAACCTCAAGGGGGTTATGTACCGGATGACCGTCGAGACCCCCCTCTCCGATGACTTCAGGGCGGTGAAGAAATCATGGGAGGATTTCTACGCCTCCGAGCTGTTTAGCAGCA GGAATCCGGTGAGGAAGATAGCAAAAAGACCAGACACGATTATTGTCCGAGGTGTGCCATCCAGGTGGTTTGCTGAGACGAGGATATCATCGAAGGCATCCATGTTGGTCACCCACACCATCTTCTCGGCGCTTGGCAAAATAAG GACTCTAAATAtttctgatgatgatgaattaGGAGCAAGAAAAGATGATGCTAGTAAGGGTCTTATATCTGGACTCAATTGCAAGGTGTGGGTGCAATTTGAGAGTTATGATGACTTCCACAATGCAATGAAGGCATTATGTGGACGTTCATTAGAGAAG GAAGGATCACGGTTGAAAGTAGACTACGAAGTGACATGGGACAGCAAAGGTTTTTTTCGTAATGCACAATATGAGCCTGCTCAGAGCAAACTAGAAGAAAGAGATGCATCCGTACATGGAAGGAAGAAACACCATGCCTCACGAATTGAATCGGATCATAGGAAGAGATTCAGG
- the LOC100833551 gene encoding uncharacterized protein LOC100833551 isoform X2 — MSAATAAAALRPTEPFPIPSGLSLAPRLKLLLSFFRADLSVSPVDEWQLKSALLAFLRNPPLSLSLLQDSDLSVSRLPDLQKRRREDPVASGVLHVRDLSSLRPSNRKGGDHAEEMTREQEEEKYSQWRSSLAEQLSDIELNLKGVMYRMTVETPLSDDFRAVKKSWEDFYASELFSSRNPVRKIAKRPDTIIVRGVPSRWFAETRISSKASMLVTHTIFSALGKIRTLNISDDDELGARKDDASKGLISGLNCKVWVQFESYDDFHNAMKALCGRSLEKDHG, encoded by the exons AtgtccgccgccaccgccgccgcggcgcttCGGCCAACCGAGCCGTTCCCCATCCCGAGCGGCCTATCACTCGCGCCGCGCCTCAAGCtgctcctctccttcttccggGCCGACCTCTCCGTCAGCCCCGTCGACGAGTGGCAGCTCAAGTCGGCgctcctcgccttcctccgcaacccgccgctctccctctccctcctccaagACTCCGACCTATCCGTCAGCCGCCTTCCGGACCTCCAGAAGCGCCGTCGAGAGGACCCTGTTGCCTCTGGCGTCCTCCACGTCCGCGatctctcctccctccgcccCAGCAACCGCAAGGGAGGCGACCATGCCGAGGAGATGACCCGAgagcaggaggaagagaagtATTCGCAGTGGCGTAGCTCCCTGGCCGAGCAGCTCTCTGACATCGAGCTCAACCTCAAGGGGGTTATGTACCGGATGACCGTCGAGACCCCCCTCTCCGATGACTTCAGGGCGGTGAAGAAATCATGGGAGGATTTCTACGCCTCCGAGCTGTTTAGCAGCA GGAATCCGGTGAGGAAGATAGCAAAAAGACCAGACACGATTATTGTCCGAGGTGTGCCATCCAGGTGGTTTGCTGAGACGAGGATATCATCGAAGGCATCCATGTTGGTCACCCACACCATCTTCTCGGCGCTTGGCAAAATAAG GACTCTAAATAtttctgatgatgatgaattaGGAGCAAGAAAAGATGATGCTAGTAAGGGTCTTATATCTGGACTCAATTGCAAGGTGTGGGTGCAATTTGAGAGTTATGATGACTTCCACAATGCAATGAAGGCATTATGTGGACGTTCATTAGAGAAG GATCACGGTTGA